The Humulus lupulus chromosome 4, drHumLupu1.1, whole genome shotgun sequence genome has a window encoding:
- the LOC133829246 gene encoding uncharacterized protein LOC133829246, translated as MRRLQRDQAKANLLITSTIAPISLFLVLLTLFSQTHFSSSFRVLILNSDHPFTPVLSSISDVHDLLPKFGLPKGLLPDFQSYSLSGDDSFEVELRSPCYVYYDKKIIGKLSYGSVSDVTGIEAKMLLLWVSVTKIHTDKGSDSIRFYVGSLSEDLPASKFEHVPDCKSKACKSTNPKSI; from the coding sequence ATGAGAAGGCTACAAAGGGACCAAGCCAAAGCAAATCTTCTCATTACGTCAACCATTGCTCCAATCTCTCTCTTCCTGGTACTTTTGACCCTTTTCTCACAAACCCATTTCTCTTCATCCTTCAGGGTCCTCATATTGAACTCTGACCATCCATTCACTCCCGTCCTATCATCAATCTCAGACGTCCACGACCTCCTCCCCAAATTTGGTCTCCCAAAGGGTCTCCTCCCCGATTTCCAATCTTACTCTCTCTCAGGTGATGATAGTTTCGAGGTCGAGCTCAGAAGCCCTTGCTATGTGTACTACGATAAGAAGATTATAGGGAAATTGAGTTATGGGTCAGTTTCTGATGTGACTGGAATTGAAGCCAAGATGCTCCTTTTGTGGGTCTCTGTGACTAAGATTCATACCGATAAGGGCTCAGATAGCATCAGATTCTATGTTGGATCTTTGTCTGAGGATCTTCCAGCCTCAAAATTTGAACATGTTCCTGACTGTAAGAGTAAGGCTTGCAAATCGACCAACCCAAAATCCATTTGA